From Solanum stenotomum isolate F172 chromosome 2, ASM1918654v1, whole genome shotgun sequence:
TGGTACAGAGGGTAGCTGGGCAGACTGATCTTTCTAATGGAAACAGTTCCACGCACAATGATCAGTCTCCTGGATGTTGTTCACCTATGGATTTTTCACCATATCAGGATACAAATTCTTCTACTTCTGCTGATAATTTTACCAGGGCAACTGAAACCAAGGACGATGTGGCTACTAACAAAGACACTTCTGTTTTCAATGACTCTCACAAGAAATGTGGAGAAGGAAATGAGAAATTTTCTGGGACTGATTCTGGAAAGGACTCTAATACTCGGAGAGATTTTAGTTCCTATACTTCACCTTCTGCTCAAGATGGGTTATCATCcattaggcgtcaatataggaaaaaatacaaattgaaaGTTGATAGTGGTTCAAACAGCGTAAATCacagaaaagttgagttttccACTGATGCAGTTCAACATTCTTCCTTTGGTCGCAAAACTTCAGGAGACATCCCAAGCGGAGTTACATCTCATATGAGAAATAAAGTTATACATCTGTCTAAAGTGGACGAAGACCATGGGATGCTGGGGCTCACTGACCGTGAAGTCTGTGAAAAGTGGCGGATCAGGTGCTAATATCTTTCAGCTACTCTTTGGTGAATTGCTATGCATTGTCAAGATTTCCTTTGAGCTTTCGGTTTTCACTTTTGCCGCAATGATTTCATCATTATGGTTGTGTTCTGGTTTTTTCTGGAACTATCACATTCTGACATTAAGCATTATGAATTTGTCCTTCATATTTACAATGATTTTTGTCTGTATCAGGGGAAATCAAGCCTATAAGGCTGGAAATCTTTTGCAAGCTGAGGATTTGTACACTAAGGGTATCAAATCAGTCTCTGCTACAGAAATTTCAGGCTCTTGCCTGGAGCCTCTTTTGTTATGCTACAGCAACCGAGCTGCCACTCGAATGTCACTTAGAAGGATGAGGGAAGCCATCAGTGATTGTGCATCTGCAGCTGCCTTAGACCCTCACTTTCTTAAAGTAAAACTCAGAGCAGCAAAGTAAGGGTTCTACATGTGGCATCTGATGTTTATAACATGAATATTCCATATCTAACACTGATAATAGTAACTACCTTTTCATAAAAAAGACCCCAATAGAAAATGTTGAAGACATAATTAGGTAAATGTACTCTCTCTTGCAACTTAAGCTTTTATATGAGATGGTCATATACTCCAACATGAAATTAGAGCAGACAAAGGTCATGGAGTTAATCTGGTGGAATTTGTTTTGATCCTGTATGGAAAAAACAGAAATTGAGGGTTAGTGATATCATTAGGTGTCGTATTATCATCATCTGATTCAATTTCcttattttagaaagaaatatgTTAGAGTGTTGAACCGAATGCAGTGTGTTCTTTTATAAGACTGTTATCTTTTCCTTCATGAGTGAATTGTTTGTTCACAAACTTATATATCTTGACAATCTTTGCATGCCAGTTGCTATCTGGTTCTTGGTGAAGTCGAAGAAGCAATTAAGCATTACAACATTTGCTTGGAATCAAGAATTAATTTGTGCTTGGATAGGAGAATTACAATTGAAGCAGCAGAAGGCTTGCAAAAAGCTCAGGTGACCAATTTTTGCTTTTCCCATGAAACTGATGCTCCCACCAGTCCTAGTGCTTACCTATTTCTTTGAATGGCTTATTTTTCcgattttttaataattcaaaatgatGTTGACTATACTTCTTGTGGGATTACACGGGGTATGTTGTTGTGGGCTACTACTTGTTTATGTGGCCTTAATCTTGGCATAAATTCTTCTCATCTAATTACTCTACTTTTTCACCTATGAAAAACTTCCCTAACTGTAATTTGATTCTTACtgtcaaaactttttttttcttgatcaaCATTTTAGTCAAACTAGGTTTAATTCAATGGGAGTATGTTTGTGGTGTTGTCAATTACTTGTTTTAGAATTGTGATGATATCTGCTTAGCGTAAATTCTTCTTCCGGAATGCCTAAATACAGATTAAGTGTTCAATAAAAAGATGCTTAATTACTAAGATTGGAAGCTATTGataatgagttttttttagGCTGGTTAATTGTATTCTTCAACATTAAGGGCATGCTGGCCACCATCAAAAAGTGTCAATTACAAGCTTCCTATCAAATCTACAATTTGATCTGTATCTACTATACACAACTGTTTACACCAATAGAGTAATAATACTAAACAATTTTATTTAACTTTGTGTATGGAATTGGATCTATCTTCAAAACATCTAacattcctttccttccaaacAGACCACCATAAACATGATGGTATTAGCCTTCACCATCTCCTCTGACTCTTGCTGCCTCCTCTCCTAACCCATCTCTTTAACAACTCTGATGTATGTTCTGGCATTGTCCAGTTCAGACTCAAGATGCTAAGGAATAAATTCCAGATTTGCTTGGTGAAGTTACAACACAAGAATAGGCGATATTTAGTTTATCCTGTCAAATTGCACAAAAAAGCCCTCTCTATCACTAGTCAGGTGAAACATTTCACTTTTGTAGGAATGTCCCCCTTCCAGAATGAGTTCTATTGGGGTTGTGAAGCATGTGGTGGTATGTGGACGTAGTTTCAGATGATACCTTAGTATTTTGTGAGGCAGTACATGAACAAATCAAGATGCTGAGGGTGATATTTGTAATACTTGAAGCAGTATCAGGGTTGCATATTAATTGAGGGAAGAGTTGTGTTTATCCTATTAACATAGTGAATGCAATTGAAGGCCTAGCTGATATCTTAGTTGGAAAGGTTGGTGAACTCCCAACTACTTATCTAGGCATGCCTCTGGGGCCGATAGCAAATCAAAAGGAATCTGGAATGGGGTATTGGAGAAGTGTGAGAACTGAGAAGAGACTTACCAATTGGAAATGCCAATACTTGTCACTGGGAGGCAGATTGACTTTGGTTAATAGTGCTTGATGCACTCCCTTCCTATATGATGTTTGTATAATCTATGCCAGCTTGTGTGTCCAACTGCATTGATGCTCTGAGGAGGAAATTCCTATGGCAAGGTAGTGAAGATAAGAGAAAGTACCACATAGTTGAGTGGGATGAATTAATTGTGGGCAAGGAAACAGGGGGACTGAACATCAAGAACCTAAAGAAACAAAACCAAAGCTTGATGATGAAATGGTTATGGAAGTTTGCAAATGAAGATGGCATGCTCGGGAAGGATGTGATTACTGCTAAATATGGAATGAAGGACAAGTGGATGACAACAGAAGTTACAATTCCATATAAATGCACTGTATGGAGAGCCATAAGGAATCTGTGGCCAATGATACAAGCAAGAACCAGAGTGAAGTTGGGAAATGGCAGGAAGACCACCTTTTGGGATGACAAGTGGAATGGGACAGTAGGTTTGAGACAAGCACACcttgtcatattttttattttttttgaaaatggtaatgGTCACACCTTGTCATATTTACACTATGTCAATGGCAACAAGTCACTGTAGCTAATATGTGGACTGGGGAGGGAGGGAATCTTGGCCTAAGAAGACAACTAAATGACTGGGAGATTGGAAATATGACAGAACTGCTCAACTATTTAGATGTTCACAGAAGTCTTGCTGAGGAAAATGAAGTGTTAATATGGCAGGAAGACAACAAAGGCGACTTCTCAGTCAAGTCTGCTTATAAGGCCCTTAACAGGAAAAGGAGATAGGAGAAAGAGTGGCCATGGAAGATGATATGGAAACCTAAGGTACCTTAAAAAGTTAATTGTTTCACTTGGCTTTTGGCAAGACAAGCTGTTCTAACACATGAAAACCTGAACAAGAGAGGCCATCAGTTGGCTTCTAGGGTTACTTGTGTGGAGAACAAGCTGAGACAGTCAACCATCTTTTCTTACATTGTAAATGGACAGAACAATTATGGAGAATGTTCACTAGTCTGAAGGGGATTGGGTGGGTGAAACCATGATGCATTAGAGGGGTACTTAGTAGCTGGATCAGAGATGGAAATGTTACAAAGGAGGAGGAGAGATGGAAAATTGTCCAAGCATGCATTTGGTGGTCAATctggaaagagagaaacaatAGGAGCTTTGAAAATGTGCAGAACAGTCTACAGGATGTCAAAATGAAGTGTTTAGCTCGATTttacttttggtgtaaacatAGTTTATTAGCTCAAACTGAAGACTTCTTTGATGCTCTAGATTGTTTATAGGTAACACAAATAGACTTGAGCTTTTGATAGATTGTAATACTTTTGAAGGGGAACTGGATAAACGGAGTAATGTTACCAGTTTCCCTAAGCTACTGTGGTTATTCCATACAGATTCATTTGTTGGCACTTGGTACAAACATCAATAATTATGACACTCTATCCCATTCTTATGAATTTCACCAGTTATTGCAAAGTACTTTCGGGCATATTTGTTGGGCAAAATTTTCAGGAAGGACACACAAAGTTCTAAAGACATGTGAGCAAtagcttttcttttctttctctgataaaaataatttcgtTTTTCTTTAATCCTCTAGAGGtaaatctgctaaagaaaattgACCCtcctataaaataaattttggttcctttaggggttgtttggtgggGTAACAAGTTATACTGGGAATAAAGTGATGGGATTATAATATGGGGATCAAATAATAATGTGATTAATTAGTGAATAGACTTTTATTGGTAGGTGtttggttcttttttttttatagaggaTGGTAAATTGTCAATTATATCTCCACAGGTATACTACATCAAAAAGTGTAGTCCCCCTCCAAAAGTACTAAAACTTACAACTTGAGTTCCTATTTGTACTTTTTGTTACAAATaatctaaaacatcaaaaatatcTTTTGTTTGTGCTAATACTTCCTGTTTAGACCAAAAGTAATAAAGAGCTAAACAATTCATCTTAAACTTCTGTAAGTTGTTTTGCTTGCCCTCAAAACATCACTGATTTCTTTGTCGACCATGTATATGCtgggacaatcttccatctctcctcCTTTTTCTGTTGCATTGGCCACACTGTTCGGCATTTTAGAATACCTTCTATATTCCTTAGCTTCACCCATCTGACCTTCTAATTGCATGCCCATTTCCTCATATCATTCAAGGTCGGAGTCTCCTGTAATGAGTTGTAATGGGTTCTGGAATTTTCTGAGGATACATCTAATTGAGCAGATCATTATCCAATGCCGACGTTCTACCTGTGATTCTTATGTGATCAGTGATCACCTACAGTTTGAATCTGGGGCCTTCTTCGTTGCCTACTTCGCCCATCTGTTGCTGTTGAAGGCTTCTTTGAAAGAGGTTCCAAGTTGTCTTACGATGTCATTCTGTGGTTCTTGTTCTCCTGTTGGCTCATAGATAAACATTGCTATTTTGTGTGCAGTATTTTCCCAACCTCCTTTGTATGTAGATTCCGGTGTAATAATCACAGATTTGCTCTGTCCTTGAATGGAAATAAAGCTGATGTATCTACTGTTTTCATTGTATCTAAGAGAACAATAAAATTCTGAGAAGTGTTCCTTAATCTCCATCTCCTAACTACTTTCCCCTGTTCTTTTGATGCTTCAATAAATACTGAAACTAACCACTTCAAGTCTTTAATGCTAACCTTCACCCTCCCCATTGAATTCCAACTGCGCTGGACCCATTCATACCAGGTTTATGCACCATGTTTACACCAAGTGATGTCGTAAGATTTGAGTCCCGTATTGTAGAATATACTATTTCCCCCCCCATTGAAATAGTTCTGCCATAAGTTGCCGGAGTAGGCCTTCAGAAAGGAAAGTAAAATCGACGTTGGGTTAAAAGTTGACTTGTCTTGAAATCAAGTTGGTTCATTTAAAATtgcatacccagtgaaatcccacaagtggggtatagggagggtagagtgtacacagaccttacctaCCTTGTGGAGGTAGAGATGTTGTTTCCAGAGAACCCTCGGCTCGAGTTGAACAAATCAAAGTAGGGGAGTGAAAAGGAAAAACAACAATGAAGAAACCATAGCAACTAATaaagaaacaataacaacaacaaaataggcAATAACCGAAACACCATAAGTAATAGATGATGATAGAAATCAAAAGCAAGACACTACAGGAATAAGTTggttaatttataatataagatATCTGTTTGGTCAAACTGGATAAATTtgggaaaaaattatatttccaattttaaatatgtatttcTTAAAAGAATTGGGATAAAATCCTAGGAGAAGGACAAATGTgtgattttgttgttttagttccAGGATTGTTATCCCACATAGAGTGctacaaaattaatattatcttGGTGAACTTCTGATTGGGTTACTTATTGGTGGCAGAAAGTATCTGAACATTTGCATCGGTGTGCCGAACTTTTGCAACAAAGAACTCCAGATGCAGCAAAAGATGCACTTGGAATTACCAATGAAGCCTTGTCTATCAGCTGCTATTCAGAAAAGTTACTTGAAATGAAAGGAGAGGCTCTTTGCAAGGTGTGTGGTAGTGCTATTATGAATTTTGAGTATCTTTTTAAACTAGGTAGCTTATAAAACATTAGAACTTATAGCAACTTGATTCTGAATTCTGTGTGTCATTACTGTAATATTCTACAGCTGCAGATGTATAATGAAGTGATTGAGCTGTGCGAAAATTCTCTTGATATTGCTGAAAAGAACTTTACTTCTGACTTCATAAACTTAAATGATGTTGATAGCAAAAGCTCCTCTTTGATGCTTTGGAGATGGCTCCTTAAGTCCAGGGCGCACTTTCATCTTGGAAAGCTTGAGATGGCCCTTGACTTAATTGAGAAACAAGAGCATTTGGTTTCTGTTGAGAAAAGGTAAACCTGAACTTTCAAGAAGCATGTTCAActctcttcctcctcttctttaTTTCAGGAATGATATTGAGTAATTTGCTCAACCTTTCTGTAGATCTGGAAACATGACCCAGGAATCATCATCTCCTCTAGCAGCCACTATCCGTGAACTTTTGCATCGCAAGGTATTTTACCTGTTGTTTTAGGGTTTATCTCAGTATAATTTGGTATTGGGTTGACCAAAATTATTGACTATGTTTCCTCGTCTTTTCGGTTGTAGAATTCCACTGGTTCTTGTTAGTGTTTTTTTTCAGTTTGATTCTGCTTCAACTAGCTTTTCTAAGTAGTTTATTGTTTTTCTCTCTAATACAGAAAGCCGGAAATGAGGCATTTAAATCTGGCAAATATATGGAAGCTATTGAACATTATACTGCTGCTATATCCAGCAGTGTTGAGTCGCGCCCTTTTGCAGCTATCTGTTTCTGCAATCGAGCTGCTGCTCACCAAGCTCTTGGTCAAATTGTTGATGCCATTGCAGATTGCAGTCTTGCCATTGCTCTTGACAAGAACTACACAAAGGTTTGTTTGCAAACATGCTCTAAGCAGACTTTCAGTTTTCTCTTTCTAACTATCTTCAATAACCTGAAGTTccctttctttttaaaaatgaaacctCAAATAAGGTGTCAGTAAGTATATTGTGAACGGGAACTTAATAGATCTGGATAGTTTTACAATCTGTTAAGCCGTAATGCAGCAGGAAGAGTAACAATGCAAATCTTGAGGCCTTTGCTATGTTTCCATGTCTATTAGACATTTTATTGGAGTTAGCAGTGATCACTCCTACAAAGGAGTAAGTATTAGGATTAGACAATGAATACTAGCTTCAGCAACTTTCTCTGTTCCAGCATGTGTGTGTTGGGTTCTATGGAGAGTAAGGAATTCTAGGTGTTTGTACGGCAAAACAATCACTGTGCATGAGATGAAATATCAAGTGTGTGTATATGCCtgcttttttggtgtaaactcCAGTATCTATATGAGATACACAAACTAATAGACGTCATTAACTTGTTTCCTGAGTAGGTTCTTTTGTATAGAGGTTATCCCCTTTTTCTGTTATTTTAGCATTTGGGGTCTGCCCAACCTTGTACTTCCCGACCACCTTCTTGGTGTCTGATTTTATCCTATTTATAAAATCTCTTGTTtactgataaaataaattatttttttgaatcacCTCcccaattttaatttgaaaggaaaataatagGAACATAAGATTTCAGGTGCTGTCAGGTTTCTGTATTCCAAAAAGCCAGCTTTGTTCTCCCcttccaaaatcaccaaaagtCATTTCTAAAAAGTAGTAGTTGACTGTATGCCGACTCTCTACATCACTTCCCAACTGCTAACAtgcttaaaagaaaaatattttactgcTACAGTTAGCTGACTGTTTGAAAGGGTGCTCCGTAGATTGTTTCCTTGTGTGCTGGAGAATTAAGCTCAAAAGGCCATACCTGGATTGGAACGCATATTCTCTCTTCCTCCTTTTTTCCTCCTGAAAATTCTCAACTCTAAAGGAGAAGTAGAAAAAGAGGACAGCAttatattttagattttattcaagaattttcttttaatgttgaTTTTCTTCTACGGATTTTCCATAGGGTAGAAAATGAGAGAGATGGGTTAACTCATTTATCCTGTGGCGAGTTTCAGAAAAGCACTCTGAGATTGTGATTTCCATCTGGCgaattaaaatatatactattattattctCTATTAATAATTTCCTAATCCTTATCTTTAGTAAGTCATGTAATATCATTTTTGTCATGTTATTTtcaccttttaaaaaaaatatatgaatctATGTTTTAAAAGAAACAGCCTAAGTTCTCAGCCTCTGCATCCGCAGGGCTTAGAATAAAAACAGTTTATTGCATCTCCactattttttatgaatttattgtATCTCCACTATTTAAACACTGGATCAACATATACAGCAGAAGCGGGAAAATAGAACACAAAACAGTAGAAGATTTCTTCAAGATATTTAACGTTTTCAGTTGGGTTGACATGCACCATCACTTTGTGGAAAATAACTTGTAAAATNCATCGCCGGAGCCGGAAAttgattttctcttctttcttctattcTCTGTACTTTTTCAAGCTTTGTCCTTTTTACATCGCCGGAAACTGATTTTTTCTTCCCTAAATCTTTTCTCGGCTTCGGTCAAAGTGTCCGGATCGAATTGAccgaatccgacacgcaccccGCACCCGCACCCGCACCAGTGTCGCGTCGAGACGGGTTCGCCTACAAATatgaagagtccgcgcaacatAGCACTGGATCAACATATACAGCAGAAGCGGGAAAATAGAACACAAAACGGTAGAAGATTTCTTCAAGATATTTAATGTTTTCAGTTGGGTTGACATGCACCATCACTTTGTGGAAAATAACTTGTAAAATGTAGAAATGGTGATATTTGCTGATGTTGTGGTGTCAGTTGAGATTTTATGTCCTCCCAGTTGTCGTTTATGGTGGATGCTCTACTATCGATTTACATCACAAATTTGGTGTTGATATTGCTATAGGGAGCTGCTGCTTGAGATTGTAACATTAATTATGCTGTCCATACAGTCATGGCCATCCTAGTTATTTTGTGTCTGAAGTGGACTTATACCTGATCTGCTCGGTCTTCTAAATTTGATAGGCTGTTTCAAGGAGGGCTACCTTACATGAGATGATTAGAGACTATGGGCATGCTGTAAATGATCTTGAGAGGCTCATATCCCTTCAGGAAGCTCAATCTCAAGAAAGGACTCGACAATCTGAGGTGCTGGATAAGTCAAATGGAAGCAGTGCTAAAGAAGCAAAACGAACTCGTCGGCAGCTTTCGTCAATTCAGGAGAAGGCTAAAAGAGCAACACCATTGGATCTTTATCTTATTTTGTAAGTTCAAATCTCATTCCAATTACCATTGAATTTCTTCATAGATATGATTTTGATAAACCGAAAAACTTTTCAATGAGAAtaaatgaattgaatgtgacTGTATGAGGCTTGCCATTCTTTACTGTTATTCGGCATTCTATCTTTTCCAAGACAAATGTCCTTGTTTCTTCACTGTCCCTGCATTACATAGCACTTCCCAATGGAAGTTTCAGTTGATTGTATGTAGAAACGTATATTATCTCCTGTTTCTTATACTTTTATAATATTCTTCCTTTGTCTCGTATATTGTGCACTTTTTCAGGTCTAATATTAGCCAAATTTTAAGTGTAATCTTGCATGATTCATTATAATAGTGGTGTTTTTACTATTGTACGAATCCAATCCCATACAGTGGTGATCAGAAGAAGGAATGTTGTGATAacctttatcaaaaaagaaGGAACATTGCTGTTGGTtttaaaagagaagaaattgcaggaaaagaataaaaatgttaaaggaataaaaacaagaaagaaagcTTATGAATTTACGTTGaaagattaaattattttcagtGTCTATGAatacaatttataataaaataaataatttctaaacctaaaattaAGCAAAAAGATCTGCTGAAAATTGCCAAACTCGTAAGGTCAATAAAATACTctttattcaaaattcaaatagaaTTAACTCCTAATTAAAAGAGCTAACTAGTTGACTAGGTCTATTTTAATAAAACTACTGCAGTAAAAATGTTACAATTCTAAAGCAAATATTCAACAGTTGTGATAAACATTTTTGTGATGGTCGTAAAGATGCTATTTTATGCAATAAGAAACAGACCTTTGTCCCATAGAGCAAATACCTACTGACTACCTGCATGTTTGTATCTAGTCTGAAAATGCATGTTCTGCTTTATATGGTTGGTGCCGTACATCTCTGATACAAAGTGTGCATTACTTCTTGCATTTGATGTAGTATTAGTGTATTACCTCAGTTTCTGTGAAGAAATTTCCTCTGTTAAAAATTGactatttgaagttgaaaaactGGTTGTTCTACATTGAAATCTACCAGATTCACGTGGTCAATGTTTCTGACCTGAAGACCTTGCATCTGGTAGATGATACTCCAGTGTTGTATAGCTAGAGCCAGTGTATACCTCTTGTAATATTTGCTCCCTGAAAATTTGTGAAATATTCTTATGCATTTGATATATTGGTGACCTTATATTCTCTTTCGCAGGGGAATCAAGTCATCTGATACAGAATCTGACATCAAGAAGGCATATAGGAAAGCAGCCCTCAGACATCATCCTGACAAGGTCTAAGTCGCAAGCCTTTTAGAGTTCAGAAGTTGAATTAATAGTTGATACTGATAGTGTACTCATTAATCATTATATTGTTTATGTAGGCGGGTCAAATTTTGGCAAGGAGTGATGCATTGGATGATGGAGGGTTGTGGAAAGAGATCTCTGATACTGTCCGCAATGATGCTGATAGGCTGTTCAAGTTGATTGGAGAAGCGTATGCAGTTCTCTCAAATTCCGACAAGGTACACTAACACATGATTAATTTTTCATCCTTTCTGCTCAAACAATTGATCATATGCTTCTCCAGCACTGTCATCTTAATAATTTTTGCAAGCTGCATGTGTATGTCATACAGATTTACACTTTAACATCCAGTAGAATattcttgatgattatgatttatgttgTAAAAAAGAGAGAATCTATGAAAATGTTCTGTAAAATATTCAACAGGATCGTTAACTGTTAAGGGAACTTACTGCATTGCCAAAGCTCCTAAGTGAAGCCAACATCTTGTTCCGGAAGTCTTTCCATATTAGTTCCAGCTGTGTGTTTGCCTTACATACTTCATGCACCATCAATCGTAAGTTTGATATCATTGGTCCAAGTCATCTACTTGTGAAGTTAGCACTTCACTTTTCCTAGTGAACATTTGGTGATAGCTTTCTTGTCAACTTATTTTATGTCAATTGACTTACCATGTCAACAATTAACTTTTTGGTGTCTTTTTCATCATCAAATTGCTGCTCAGCTCCATATATGACCAGTGATATGGACAGCATGCTTGTCTATATTAGCGGTCTAGTCAAACTGGACAGCATGCATGTGggtaaattcaaattcaattgtaTCACATGTATTCATGGTAGCACCAATGACGAATTTTCATGGCAATGCCAAGTCAATTTTAGTTGCAACTGCTATGGCTCATTTTTTAGatgattggttttggattacAGTCCGGACATCATTCTTGGGAAAACTTCCATCTCATTGATGTACAATTCTAGTTCAAATATTTCCGTTGTAGAGTCTCTTTCTTGTACAAGATTCTTTTTGGTCTTGTTAGTGTGACTCGTCCAATAGTCCCTCCCTTCTGCATGATCTACTTGTACTTTTCAGGAGttgaagaatatcaaaattcaaaagtttaattgaattaataGTTGAAATTGTGGTGGTGGGGAATAAAAATGTCACACGAAATTCATTATACGAGTATGTAAGGCCATTCTAGGAAAGATGTAAATGAAATTGGGAAAGAGTTTATTGTTTCTCGTGTGTAGGTAAGTTACTAACCTTGGTATTATTTCTGTGTTGCAGCGTGCAAAACatgatttagaagaagaaacaagGGATGTTCAAAGGGAAAGTGCGAGAAACAGCGGTTCTTGCAGACCTTCTGATACTTATTCTTCTCCATTTGAGAGGACGAACTGGTCTAGAAGACAATCTAACTTTTACAGTTCTCCATTTGGTAAAAGTAGTAGTAGGCACTATGGACAAGAGTATTGGAGAACCTATGGAGAATCACATCCCAGATGGTAAAAGGTATGCAGCATGCATCTTCTGTAGTGCCTAGCAGCCCTGATGATGAGATCGTGGCTATGGAGAAAGAATTAGATTAGATGGTTCTATTTCTCAATCCGCTCGTATGAAACCAAGGTGGAAAAGATTGAAGATGAAGGATTCCTCGAAAAGAGTTAAGGATTAGTAATCCTTTTTAGAAATCAAATGGTGGATTCAGTCTTTAAGCTATGTCGTCACCGATTGGTGGGTGACCTGATCCTGCTAAACAAGACACAAATTCTATCTTAATGACCGGTTTGCCCCTGGACATTCTGCCAAGTTACATTTTTTTCCCCCAAAGATGAAGCTTTTATTAGTTTGGCAGCTGTTGgaaaaatttaaccaaaaaaaagaggTTTTATTTTTGCCTTTACCTTGGAGTTTTGACGGATAAATTGTAAATTAGTCGAGATGTGTCAGCATATAAAAGGAATAAGATCAAATTTTGCTATGTATATATGGAAGTggttttatatttttggtaaataaggATATTACAAGATTGATTACATTGGTACACGGATTGGGAGTCATCTTCTAGGGTAGTAGTGTTGACAAAATGTGAGTTAGGTGAAGAGGCATCTTTAGCTAAACTATCCGCTACTCCTTTGTTTTCCCTGTATCTGTGCCTGAATTATTAAAGTTGACGT
This genomic window contains:
- the LOC125856681 gene encoding uncharacterized protein LOC125856681 isoform X2; translated protein: MMSSAAAVTDFRSISSSVQSSKTTADSNSSTSCKLDAGFDCSFSMSSSVPQPSSGFPGRSRRKPRLMKLRKQSGPQIIDPNESSFDRIDPTPKVSSTGTVKGFPNCGSFGRSDNVSFGFCAGKSDSTLNTNLESLSTNKSDVAVNSGAMLNKKNGESFESVEGMGGCRIGKNGNDGFVFGARKNDSGLDSSLENLGFVFGASSTSSPKFNWKSKNGDWTNKSSPASYLSVSNKEPECSESNGNSKSKMEFGQRKSSGNVGQPQGDEVKNCSSESHKNEQSSTLQSDKLNANFVFGASKPNFELENEVCNKDEAYRGPEYQGPKLNGTFVFGCGVKGKIKVNEDGKVAEEMENFSREKILNHNGCWNAPKSDTGCDGKLKFDSSSRNIVDTDFPKPPIYKLSNEMNSLNIGQPAPVNDAEKTNGLNEKSRVNIQNVFVFGFNQSTSNVPTENGACHSCDLPKDVSLKDPVSSSGFDKADTIEGESNAKRACASEIVENFASSLKGGKDKGMPGETVHTNSKFGLSGVQNNSFSFSAGNSGKENMPTNFNSEFVVSSELPQDHPNSDMERDNMPFPLFTTEIFGSRHKVDTPEAPSGHQDEKKEEFSFPSTPFIPGKSFSDFSASNSSKSFSFTADLFSGVNEKLGCGTSSRLRDKKVKKKKSLRQETLVQRVAGQTDLSNGNSSTHNDQSPGCCSPMDFSPYQDTNSSTSADNFTRATETKDDVATNKDTSVFNDSHKKCGEGNEKFSGTDSGKDSNTRRDFSSYTSPSAQDGLSSIRRQYRKKYKLKVDSGSNSVNHRKVEFSTDAVQHSSFGRKTSGDIPSGVTSHMRNKVIHLSKVDEDHGMLGLTDREVCEKWRIRGNQAYKAGNLLQAEDLYTKGIKSVSATEISGSCLEPLLLCYSNRAATRMSLRRMREAISDCASAAALDPHFLKVKLRAANCYLVLGEVEEAIKHYNICLESRINLCLDRRITIEAAEGLQKAQKVSEHLHRCAELLQQRTPDAAKDALGITNEALSISCYSEKLLEMKGEALCKLQMYNEVIELCENSLDIDVDSKSSSLMLWRWLLKSRAHFHLGKLEMALDLIEKQEHLVSVEKRSGNMTQESSSPLAATIRELLHRKKAGNEAFKSGKYMEAIEHYTAAISSSVESRPFAAICFCNRAAAHQALGQIVDAIADCSLAIALDKNYTKAVSRRATLHEMIRDYGHAVNDLERLISLQEAQSQERTRQSEVLDKSNGSSAKEAKRTRRQLSSIQEKAKRATPLDLYLILGIKSSDTESDIKKAYRKAALRHHPDKAGQILARSDALDDGGLWKEISDTVRNDADRLFKLIGEAYAVLSNSDKRAKHDLEEETRDVQRESARNSGSCRPSDTYSSPFERTNWSRRQSNFYSSPFGKSSSRHYGQEYWRTYGESHPRW